Genomic segment of Microbacterium sp. BH-3-3-3:
GAGGATGTCATCGGCCACCTCGGGCGGAACCGGATGCGTGTTCTCATTCACGTTGAGAGCCACGGGCAGGGCGGCCTGCGGGGCTCCGTAGGGGGTCATCCCCCGCAGATCGTCGCGAAGAGGCAGGTCGTCGAGGCGTACGGTCACCCCACCCATCGTAGGCGGCGTGCCGAGGAGCGGCTCATCGCGCACCCGCGGAGGTCAGCCGGCCTGGATGTACTCGGTGGGGATCGCGATGCGCTGACCGGCCGCGAGCGAGCCGCCCTGGAGGGCGTTCAGACGCGTGATCTCGGCGACGACGTCGCGCGGATCGGCCGCGGGGGCGATGTCTTCGGCGATCGACCACAGGGTCTCGCCGCTCATGACCGTGATCTCCGTGAACGAACCGGCCGGTGCGCCGGCGTCGCCCGAGGCGAGTGCTGCTCCCCCACCGACGGCGGCGACGCCCAGGGCGACGGCGAGCGGGAGGGCGACGACGAAGGCGACGACACGGCGCCCGCGGGCGGTGATACGCAGGCGGGTCGTCGAGGCGGTGGAGGTGATGCTGCTCATGGTGTGCTCCTTGGTGGGGAGAGATTCGCACCCCGCCCTCGGCCGGGAGGGCGGTGTGCGAATCTGTATTCCGAATCTATCTTCGATACTGCGACGGTGTCAACACACCGGTTGTCGGAAACGAATCGAACGCGACACGCGTGCGGCTCCGTGTCATTCGTGTCGTCGACCGGATACGGTTTCGACACGGAGACCTCATCACCAACCTCCGACATTCGAATTTCCGCCGCCCTTCCCGCGGCGCGAGGGGAGCACAGATGACCGACGCGACGACCGCCGCAGGGCGCGAACGACCGCAGACGCGACGGCGCAAGAACCTCAGCGACAAGCAGCTCGCGATCCTCGAAGTCATCCAGCGATCGATCGCGCGGCACGGTTATCCGCCGAGCATGCGCGAGATCGGCGACGCCGTCGGCCTGAAGTCGCTGTCGAGCGTCACGCATCAGCTGAACCAGCTCGAGCTCAGCGGCTATCTGCGCCGCGACCCGGGTAAGACCCGCGCCATGGAGGTGCTGATCGACCTTCCCGGCACCGCCGCCGAGAACCCCGCCGACTCCGCCCCCGCCGTGGGCGACGCCGCCCTCGTGCCCCTGGTGGGCCGGATCGCGGCGGGCGTGCCCATCACCGCCGACCAGCACGTGGAGGAGATCTTCCCCCTCCCCCGCCAGCTCGTCGGCAAGGGCGAGTTATTCATGCTCAAGGTCTCGGGCGACTCGATGATCGATGCGGCGATCTGCGACGGCGACTGGGTGGTCGTGCGCTCGCAGGCGAATGCGGAGAACGGCGAGATCGTGGCCGCGATGCTCGACGGCGAGGCAACGGTGAAGACGTTCCGTCGCCGTGACGGCCACACCTGGCTGCTCCCCCGCAACAGCGCGTTCGAGCCCATCCTCGGCGACGAGGCCGTCGTGCTCGGGCGCATCGTGGCGGTGCTGCGCGCGGTGTGAACCGTGCGTCGCGGCGGCGGGCCACAATGGCGCCATGACCGTCGGCCCGCCCTCGACCGCATCGACCTCGACGAAACGCGTCGCGAAGCCGTCACCCGTGGTGCGCGTCACGGCATCCGTCGTGGTGCTGATCGTGGTGGCCCTGCTCACGCCGCTGGCCCTCGTCGCCTCGTGGGCGCGCGTGCAGCTCGTCGATGAGGACTCCTTCGTCGCCACTCTCGCGCCCCTCTCGTCCGACCCCGCCGTGCAAGACCTCGTCATCGCCGAGACGACGAGCGCCATCTCGGCGTCGGTCGACTTCTCGGCGATCGCGGGCGCGGGCGTCGACGGTCTCGTCGCCCTCGGCGTGCCGCAGGAAGCGGCGCGCGTCCTCGGCCTGGTGGCACAGCCGTCGGCCGACTCGCTGCGATCGATCACGCGGCAGGCGGTGACCGACGTGGTGCACTCCGATCGGTTCTCCGACGTCTGGTCGGGGGTCGTGCGCACCGCGCACCGCGCCTTCGTCTTCGGAGCCACCTCCGACGGTGGTGGCATCATCGTGCAGTCCCCGGACGGCCTGGGCGTGCAGATCGGCGGGGTGGTCTCGGCGATCGTCGCCGAGCTGGACCTGCAGGGATCGCCCGTGGCCGCGCTGGTCCCCCCGATCGACCGGGTCGTGGTCCTCGGCGACGGAACGACGCTGCAGGCCGTGCGGTCGGCGTACGCGGCCGCCACCACGGCGGGAGTGGCGGCACCCCTGCTCGTGGGCGTGCTCCTGGTCGGCGGGGTCGTCGTCGCTCCCCGTCGACGGCGCGCGCTGATCGGCGCCGGCATCGCGGTCGCCGTCGGCTCGGCCACGGTGCTCGTGGCGGTCGCCGTGGGCGCGGCGCAGGCGCACCGCACCGCCGTTCTGCGGGGCTTCGACGCCGCCGGGGTCGACGCCGTGGTGCGGCAGCTGTCGTCCGGTCTCGTGGGCACCGCGAGCACGGTTCTGGGCATCGGCCTCGTCGCGGGCATCGCGGGCGTCCTGCTCGTCCGGCGTGCCCGCCCCCGACGGATGTCGGAGCCCCGGCCTACGCTGGAGTGATGGCAGACACCCTCCCCTACGGTTCCTGGCCCTCCCCGATCACTCCCGAGTCGGTGGCGCAGTCCTCCCCCCGCATCGACGGCGCGCTGTTCGTCGGCGATGAGGTGTGGTGGGCGGAATCCGTGCCCGCCGAGGCGGGTCGCGTCGCGGTGAAGCGGCGCCGCACCGACGGTGCGGTCGAGGCGGTGCTGCCCGCACCCGCCAACGCCCGTTCCGCCGTTCACGAATACGGCGGCGGGGCTTGGACCGCCTCCGACGACGGGGAGCTGTTCTACGTCGAGAAGACCGACCAGCGCGTCTACGCCCTTCGCCCGGGCGGCGAGGCGCGCGCGCTGACGCCGGCCGACGACACGGTGCGCCACGGCGGGTTGCGGTTCGAGCACGGCACCCTGCTCGCCGTCCGCGAGACGCACGGGAGTAACCGCGTTCCCGCACGCGCCATCGTGCGCATCTCGCTCGACGGCGCCGTCGACGTGCTCGCCGAGGGCAGCGACTTCGTCGCGCAGCCCGCGCTGTCGCCCGACGGCCGGTCTCTCGCGTGGGTGGCGTGGAACCACCCCGACATGCCTTGGGATGCCACGACCCTGCGCGTGACCGAGATCGGCACCGGCGAGGTGCGCGAGATCGCCGACACCCCGCGCCGCGCTCCGCTGCAGCCCGTGTGGCTCGGCGACGACGAGCTGTTGTACGCCGACGACCCCGACGGCCGGTGGAACCTGTTCCGCCGTCCCCTCGACGGCGAGCCGCAGCCGGTGTCGCCGGTCGACGCCGACACGGGCGGCGGGCTGTGGGTGCTCGGGACGCGGTGGTTCGGAGCGACCGACGACGGGCGCATCGTCGCCGTCCGCACCGACGGTGCCGACGAGATCGTCGAAATCGCGCCGTCCGGCGTGCGTCCGGTGGACGTGCCCGTCGTGGCCGGCGCGGCGATCGATGACGTGCGCGGGCACCGCGTGCTCGTGTCGGGCTCCGACGCCGGCGGCCGCTCGGGGCTGTGGGCGGTCGACCTCGACGCCGGCACCGTCGACCTGGTGACCGGTGGATCCGGGGCCTGGGGCGACGAATGGATGCCGACGGCCCGCGCCCTCGAGACCGAGGGGCCGCACGGACCCGTGCACGCTTTCGCCTACGCGCCCACGAACCCCGACGTCGCCGCGCCCGAGAACGAGCGCCCGCCCTACGTCGTGCTCGTGCACGGTGGCCCCACCTCGCACGTGGGTCCGGCGCCGTCAGCCAAGACGGCGTTCTTCACGAGCCGCGGCATCGGCGTGCTCGACGTGAACTACGGCGGTTCCACCGGATACGGTCGCGACTACCGTGACCGGCTGAAGGGTCAGTGGGGCGTGGTCGATGTCGATGACGTCGCCGCCGCGGCCTCCGCCCTCGCCGAGGCGGGTCTGGCCGACCCCGAGCGCCTGGCGATCGCCGGCGGCTCCGCCGGCGGATGGACGGTGCTCGCCGCCGTGACGAACACCGACGTGTTCTCGGCCGGGATCTCGCGCTACGGCGTGGGCGACGCCCGTGCCCTCGCCGAAGACACTCACGACTTCGAGGCCCGGTATCTCGACGGCCTGATCGGACCGCTGCCCGAGGCCGAAGCGGTGTATGTGGAGCGCTCGCCTCTGAGCCATCCCGAGCGCTTCCGCGTTCCCCTGCTCATCCTGCAGGGAAGCGAGGACCGGGTCGTGCCGCCGTCGCAGGCCGAGGCGATCCGTGACGCCCTCGCGGCGCACGAGGTTCCCCACGCGTACGTCCTGTACGAGGGCGAGGGCCACGGCTTCCGCCGCGCCGAGACGGTGATCGACTCCCTGCGACGCGAACTGGGCTTCCTCGGGGCGGTTTTCGGCTTCGAGACCCCCGGGGTTCCGCCGCTGGAGCTGAGCTGAGGCTGTCGCGCGGCTGAAGCGGGCGAAGCAGGCTCTCGGTGCGGGAAAAGCCGAGGCGTCGGCGCGCGCGTCGGGAGAGCGTCGAGGGCGAGGTCGGCGTCGACGGTGCGCGCCCCCGAACCGCACGCCGACGGGCCCCCACCGCGATCGGAGGGGGCCCGTCGTGCGACGGCCGTCAGGCCGCGAACTGCTCCAGCTCGGCCGCCAGGCGCGCCCCCACGTGAGCGTGCAGGAACGTCCCCGTGTCGCGGTGCTCCTGCGCCACGATGAGTCCGCTCTCGTGCACGGCCGACACGAGGTCACCACGGTCGTACGGGACGACCGCCTGCACCTCGACGGCGGGGAGGGGCAGAGCGTCCTCGATGGCGGCGCGAAGCTCCTCGATCCCCTCGCCCGTGCGCGACGAGACGAACTTCGCGTTCGGGGCGAGGCCGCGCAGCACCAGGCGTTCGTCCTCGGTCACGAGGTCGGCCTTGTTGAAGACGACGATCTCCTGACCGAAGTTCGCGTCGACATCGCCCATCACGTCGCGCACCGTCATCAGCTGCGCGGCCGGATCGGGATGCGACGCGTCGACGACGTGCAGGATGACGTCGGCGTCGCCGACCTCTTCCAACGTCGAGCGGAACGCCTCGACGAGCTGGTGCGGCAGGTTGCGCACGAAGCCGACCGTGTCGGTCAGCGTGTACACGCGCCCGTCGGTCGTCTCGGAACGGCGGACCGTGGCATCCAGGGTCGCGAACAGCGCGTTCTCGACCAGCACGCCCGCGCTGGTGAGGCGGTTGAGCAGGCTGGATTTTCCGGCGTTGGTGTACCCGGCGATCGCGACCGACGGGATGGTGTGACGCTTGCGCTCGGCACGCTTGGCCTCGCGCGCCGGGGCGAAGTCGCGCAGCTGCTTGCGCAGCAGAGCCATCTTCGTGCGGATGCGACGACGATCGAGCTCGATCTTCGTCTCACCCGGACCGCGCGAGCCCATGCCCGCGCCTCCGGCACCGACCTGTCCACCAGCCTGGCGCGACATCGAGTCACCCCAGCCGCGCAGACGCGGCAGCAGGTATTCGAGCTGCGCGAGCTCGACCTGCGCCTTGCCCTCGCGGCTCTTCGCGTGCTGGCTGAAGATGTCGAGGATCACCGTGGTGCGGTCGATCACCTTCACCTTCACGACGTCTTCGAGCGCGCGACGCTGGCTGGGGGCGAGCTCGGTGTCGGCGATCACGGTGTCGGCGCCGACGGCGGCGACGATGTCGCGCAGCTCCGCCGCCTTACCCCGACCGACGTAGGTCGCGGGATCCGGATGCGGACGGCGCTGCAGAACGCCGTCGAGCACGACGGCCCCGGCGGTCTCGGCCAGCGCCGACAGCTCGCGCAGGGAGTTCTCGGCATCGGCCTGCTCGCCCTGCGGGTGCACGCCGACGAGAACGACGTTCTCGAGGCGCAGCTGGCGGTACTCGACCTCGGTGACGTCTTCGAGCTCGGTCGACAAACCGGCCACGCGGCGCAGCGCTGCGCGTTCCTCGCGGTCCCACTGGTCGCCGTCGGCGTCGCCGCCGTAGGCCGTGGAGGCGTCTTGGAGCGCCTGCGCTGCACCGAAGACCCGGACCCCGCGGTGCGCTTCGGCGCGCGACAGCACGCGGTCCACCGGGTCGACCGGCGTCGCGTCCGTGCTCGGGGGTGTGGTCTGTTCGGTCATGTGTTCCTTCCGTCCGCGGGTGTTCCCGCGGTTTCTCCTGGTGTTCTCGCACTTTAGCCGCCCGCGGCGTCGCGCGGCCGGGTCGGATATTCTGTGGGGATGGGGAGCGAGCACTACTTCAGCGCGTCGCCGTCGAGTCCCGAACAGCTCCGCCGTATCCGAGTGACACTCGCGGGGCGCGAATTCGAGGCCGTGACGGCGGGTGGCGTCTTCAGTCCCGATCACGTGGATGCCGGAACCTCGGTGCTGCTGCACAACACCCCTCCCCCTCCCGCCGGCGGGGACTTCCTCGACCTGGGGTGCGGGTGGGGTCCGATCTCGTTGTCGCTCGCGCTCGCCTCACCGCACGCGACCATCTGGGCGGTCGACGTCAACGAACGTGCTCTCGATCTCGTGAGGCGGAACGCACAGTCCCTCGGCCTCACCAACATCAACGCGGTGCGACCGGAAGATGTTCCCGACGACGTGTCGTTCCGGACCATCCGGTCGAACCCGCCGATCCGCGTGGGCAAGAGCGAACTGCACGGCATGCTCGAGCACTGGATCCCGCGGCTCACCGAGCGCAGCGACGGGTGGTTCGTCGTGCAGCGCAACCTCGGCTCCGACTCGCTGCAGCGCTGGCTGTCCACGACGTTCGAGAACGGCTACAGCGTGCAGCGGGCCGCCACCGGGCGCGGTTTCCGTGTGCTCCGGGTGCGCCGTCACGGCTCGCCGCCGAGCGAGCCGATCGACATCATCGCCTGAGTCGCCGTCGTTCAGGCGCAGCGACGATCCCGACCGTCGGCCGGATGCCCCTCGGCTCGCGCCGGACCGCGGTCCATCGACAAGCTCAGGCCAGTGCGACCTCGCCGGTGAACACCAGCGATGCCGGCCCCGACAAGAACACGCGCCCCTCGGCGACCCGCACCCCGAGCGTGCCGCCGGGGGTGTCCACGACCCACGAGTCGGGAGCAGCCGCCCCCGCCCAGTGCCGCACGGCCAGGGCGGCGGCCGCGACGCCGGTGCCGCAGCTGAGCGTCTCGCCGACTCCGCGTTCGAAGACGCGCAGGCGGATCGCGCCGACGCCGTCACGCACCAGCGGATCGGCGGGAACGACGAACTCCACGTTCGCCCCGTGCCGCGGCGCGGGATCGAGCACCGGCTGGTAGGCGAGCTCGAGGCCGTCGAGCTCCGCCTCGGACGACAGCGCGACGACGACGTGCGGGTTGCCCACGTCGATGCCCACGCCCGGTCGCGCCACCGGAAGCCCCTTCGCGCGGACGAGGGTCTCTTCCGCCTCGATCGCGTAGGCCCCCAGATCGACCTCGAAGCCGCGATCGCTGCGGGTGAGGGTCTTGACCCCCGCGCGGGTGCCGATGCGCAGGCCTCCCTCGATCGAGGCGAGGCCGGTGTCGGTGAGGTAGCGGGCGAACACGCGCGTGCCGTTCCCGCACATCTCTGCCGCGGACCCGTCGGCGTTGCGATAGTCCATGAACCACTCGGCGCCGGATGCCATGGCATCCGCCCCCTCGTCGATCGCCGAGGAGCGCACCACGCGCAGCAGGCCGTCGGCACCGATGCCGAAGTGGCGGTCGCAGAGCGCGGCGATCTGCGCGGCGGACAGGTCGAGCTCGCCGTCGGGGTCGGCCACGACCACGAAATCGTTGCCGGTGCCGTGGCCTTTGGTGAACGCGAGAGTCGCCATGCGACCAGTCTAGGAGCGGGCGTCGGGGTCGCTTCCCGGGGCGTCTGCGAAACGGCACCGCGCGGGTGACTGCACGCGCTCCTCGCGGCGGTCGCTAGGCTGTCCCAGCCCTCCGCCCCGTCCGATTCGAGGAGACCCATGCCCAAGCCCGCCGCCCTGGTCGCGCCCTCGTTCGATCGCCCTCCGCTGGACGATCTCGATGCCGGAGCGCCTGCGGCCCTCGCTCCCCGGGCGGCCCTGGAGGGGCTGTCGTTCCGCGACCTCCGCATCGACGGTCTCGACCTCGAGAGCGCGGAACTGACGCTGTGCCGCATCGAAGGCCTCCGCGTGCCCGAGGTCACGCTGCGGTACGCGCACCTGTCCGAATCCGCGCTGTCGGGCTGGGACGTGCCGATCGTCCGGTCGGCGCGGACCACGTGGCGCGACGTCGAGATCGAGGGTTCGCGTACGGGATCGCTCGAGGCCTACGAGTCGACCTGGAACGGCGTGCATTTCGTCAACTGCCGACTCGGATTCGTGAACCTGCGCGGGTCCCACCTGCAAGACGTCGCCTTCACCGACTGCACGATCGACGAACTCGACCTGGGGCAGTCCCGGGTCACCCGCTTCGCCGCGAACGGCACCCGGATCTCGCAGCTCATCGTCGAGCAGGCGACGCTGCAGCACACCGACCTCCGCGGCGCCGAGCTGGAAGGCCTCGCGGGTCTGTCGGCGCTGCGAGGCGCGACCATCTCGTCGATGCAGCTGCAGCAGCTGGCCCCGCTCCTGGCCGCGGACCGTGGCATCACCGTCCGGGACTGACACGAGCGGGCGCGGGTCGGCGATAGACCCGTGGGCCCGACGCGTGAGGCCAGCGCCGGGAACGCAGACCGCCGCGCTCAGCCGGGTGGCGGCGGTCCGCCCGGTCCGTCGACGACGAGCCTCTTCCCGGTGGCCCACGTCTCGAACGGTTCGTACCCCAGGGCGTCGTAGAAGCCCCGGGCACCCGTGTTCTCGGGACGCACCATGAGCTGCACCTTCGGACAGCCGAGCGCCTCGAGCAGCCGCTCCGCCTCGGCCACGAGCAGGCGACCGACACCTCGACCGCGGTGCGACGCCGCCGCGGCCAGGTAGTAGAGCCATCCGCGGTGGCCGTCGTAGCCCGACATGACGCTGCCGACCACGGTGTCGCCGTCGACGGCCACGAGGAACAACTCCGGCTGCACCGTGAGCTTGCGGCGGATGTCGGCTCGGGGGTCGTTCCACGGTCGGGTGAGACCCGCCTCCTCCCAGAGGGCGACGACGGCGTCCTCGTCGTCGAGCTCGAAGCTCCGCACGATGATGCTCACTCCCCCGCCTCCCCCGCGGACATCAGGGTCGTGGCATCCACGGTGCGGGCGTCGACCCATCGAGCCTCGGCGTAGCGGCGGAACCACGACACCTGTCGCCGCGCGTACCGACGAGTGAGGGCCTGCGTCTCGGCCACCGCCTCGTCTCGTGTCAGGTCGCCGCGGAGCTGCGAGAGGGCCTGTGCGTACCCGATCGCCCGTGCGGCGGTGACCCCGCGCTCGAGCCCGTCGCCGCGCAGCCGCTCGACCTCGTCGACCATGCCGGCGGCCCACATGCCCTCGACGCGGGCGTCGAGGAGCGGCACGAGCTGTTCGCGGTCGACGGTCGTCGCGATGATCCGGGTATCGGGATGCCAGAACTCCGGCGCGGAGGGAAGGGCGCCGCCGTGCGTCTCGCCGCCCTGCGCCAGCACCTCGAGTGCCCGCACCACCCGGCGACCGTTGCGCGGATCGATGCGCTCGGCGGCGGCGGGATCGGCCTCGCGCAGGCGCGCGTACAGCGCACCCGCGCCGAGACGGTCGAGCTCCGCCTCGAGCCGCGCCCGGACGGCCTCGTCGCGCGGGGGGAACCGGAAGTCCCACAGCACTCCGGAGACGTACAGGCCGGAGCCGCCCACGAGGATCGCGTCGGCTCCGCGCCCGTGGATCTGGGCGATCGCCGCGCGGGCGGCATCCTGATACCAGGCCACCGCCGCCTCGTCGGTCACGGCGAGAGCGTCGAAGAGGTGATGCGCGATGCCGTGGCGGTCACCGACCGGGAGTTTCGCGGTCCCGATGTCCATGCCCCGGTACAGCTGCATGGCGTCGGCGTTCACGATCTCGGCCGCGCGTCCGCGGGCGGCGAGGGCCTCGGCGAGATCGAGGGAGAGCCCCGTCTTGCCGGTGCCGGTGGCCCCGACGACGGCCCACACGCGCGGCGCGGCGGAACTCACACTCCGACGCGCAGGGACGGCAGACCGAGCGAGACCGCGCGCGGGGTCGCGGCGTCGCCCGCCGGCGCCGGGACGCCGCAGGACTCCGCCTGCGAACGGTCCCAGGCATCTCCCGCGCGCGTCCGACGGATGCGCAGGGGGGCGGCATCGGGCGCGTCGGCCAGCAGGTGGAAGGGCGCGGCGTGCGTCACGGTGACCGAGACCACGTCGCCGGGGCGTGGGACGGGAGAGCCCGCCGGCACCTCGAAGTGCACGAGACGATTGTCTTCGGCGCGACCGGTGAGGCGGTGCGTCGCGGCGTCCTTCTTGCCCTCGCCGGCCGAGACGAGCACCTCGAGCGTGCGTCCGAGCTGCTTCTGGTTCTCTTCGGCCGCGATGCGGTCCTGCAGCGCCATGAGCCGCTCGTAGCGCTCCTGCACGACGGCCTTCGGGACCTGGTCGGGCATGGTGGCCGCCGGCGTCCCCTCGCGGATGGAGTACTGGAACGTGAAGGCGGTCGCGAACCTCGATGCCTCGACGACCCGCAACGTCTCGAGGAAGTCCTCCTCGGTCTCGCCGGGGAAGCCCACGATGATGTCGGTCGTGATGGCCGCGTGCGGCATGCGCTCACGCACCCGATCCAGGATGCCGAGGAACTTCTCGCTCCGGTAAGACCGGCGCATCGCCTTGAGCACGCGGTCGGAACCGGACTGCAACGGCATGTGCAACTGCGGCATGACGGCGGGCGTCTCGGCCATCGCCGCGATGACGTCGTCGGTGAACGCGGCGGGGTGCGGGCTCGTGAACCGGATGCGCTCGAGGCCCTCGATCTCGCCGGCCGCGCGCAGGAGCTTGCCGAAGGCGAGACGGTCGCCGAATTCGACGCCGTACGAATTGACGTTCTGGCCCAGGAGGGTGACCTCGATGGCACCGTCGTCGACCAGCAGGCGGATCTCGTTCAGGATGTCGCCGGGGCGACGGTCTTTCTCTTTGCCGCGCAGGCTCGGCACGATGCAGAACGTGCAGGTGTTGTTGCATCCCACCGAGATCGACACCCAGCCGCTGTGCACCGAGTCGCGCTTGGTGGGCAGGGTGGAGGGGAAGATCTCGAGCGACTCGAGGATCTCGAGCTCGGCCTCGCCGTTGTGGCGGGCGCGCTCGAGCATTCCGGGCAGCGATCCCATGTTGTGCGTGCCGAAGACGACATCGACCCACGGCGCCTTCTGCTGCACGGCGTCCTTGTCCATCTGCGCCAGGCACCCGCCGACCGCGATCTGCATGCCCGCGTGGGCGTCCTTGCGGGACTTCAGGTGCCCCAACGTGCCGTACAGCTTGCCGGCGGCGTTGTCTCGCACGGCGCACGTGTTGATCACGACGACGTCGGCCTCGGACCCGACATCGGCGCGGACGTATCCCGCGCTCTCGAGCGATCCCGACAGGCGCTCCGAATCGTGGACGTTCATCTGGCATCCGAAGGTGCGCACCTCGTAGGTGCGGGCGCCCGTCTCGCCCTGTGCGGCGGGAGAGGGAGCGATGAGCGTCGGGGAGGAAACGGGGGTCGTCATGATGCGAGCAAGTCTAAGCGCCGGGGCGGGACGCGCCTCGGGCGGGATCTCGGCGCCACGAGGACAGGATCGGAGCGACCTTCGTCGCCGGAGACTACTGGGGGGCACTACTGGTCTCGAGAGATGGGGACTACCTGTCTGCCGCCTTCGGCGCAAAAGGCGCAATACGCTGCGGATAGAGGCCGGAAGATGCTGCGCTCAGTAGGTAGCCTTTCGGTCGTACGCCATAACCCGTCCGCCTGCGGGTTTTTTCCGGGGGGAGATGGGCATGCGGAAAGAACGATCGAGGGAGTGGGCGAAAGCCCTCGTGGGGGCAGACAGGAATGCCGGCGCGCTGGCATCCCGACTGCGAGAGGGGACCTCTCTCGTGGTGGCGGGGCCACGAGGAAGTGGACGGAGCTACCTGCTCCGCACCGTCGCCGCCGAGCTCGAACGCTGGGGGCCTGCGCCCGTCGTGCTGCGTCCGTCCACCCTCCTGAGCGACATCCCGTTCGGCGCGATCGACGCCA
This window contains:
- a CDS encoding LysM peptidoglycan-binding domain-containing protein codes for the protein MSSITSTASTTRLRITARGRRVVAFVVALPLAVALGVAAVGGGAALASGDAGAPAGSFTEITVMSGETLWSIAEDIAPAADPRDVVAEITRLNALQGGSLAAGQRIAIPTEYIQAG
- the lexA gene encoding transcriptional repressor LexA, translated to MTDATTAAGRERPQTRRRKNLSDKQLAILEVIQRSIARHGYPPSMREIGDAVGLKSLSSVTHQLNQLELSGYLRRDPGKTRAMEVLIDLPGTAAENPADSAPAVGDAALVPLVGRIAAGVPITADQHVEEIFPLPRQLVGKGELFMLKVSGDSMIDAAICDGDWVVVRSQANAENGEIVAAMLDGEATVKTFRRRDGHTWLLPRNSAFEPILGDEAVVLGRIVAVLRAV
- a CDS encoding prolyl oligopeptidase family serine peptidase is translated as MADTLPYGSWPSPITPESVAQSSPRIDGALFVGDEVWWAESVPAEAGRVAVKRRRTDGAVEAVLPAPANARSAVHEYGGGAWTASDDGELFYVEKTDQRVYALRPGGEARALTPADDTVRHGGLRFEHGTLLAVRETHGSNRVPARAIVRISLDGAVDVLAEGSDFVAQPALSPDGRSLAWVAWNHPDMPWDATTLRVTEIGTGEVREIADTPRRAPLQPVWLGDDELLYADDPDGRWNLFRRPLDGEPQPVSPVDADTGGGLWVLGTRWFGATDDGRIVAVRTDGADEIVEIAPSGVRPVDVPVVAGAAIDDVRGHRVLVSGSDAGGRSGLWAVDLDAGTVDLVTGGSGAWGDEWMPTARALETEGPHGPVHAFAYAPTNPDVAAPENERPPYVVLVHGGPTSHVGPAPSAKTAFFTSRGIGVLDVNYGGSTGYGRDYRDRLKGQWGVVDVDDVAAAASALAEAGLADPERLAIAGGSAGGWTVLAAVTNTDVFSAGISRYGVGDARALAEDTHDFEARYLDGLIGPLPEAEAVYVERSPLSHPERFRVPLLILQGSEDRVVPPSQAEAIRDALAAHEVPHAYVLYEGEGHGFRRAETVIDSLRRELGFLGAVFGFETPGVPPLELS
- the hflX gene encoding GTPase HflX, whose product is MTEQTTPPSTDATPVDPVDRVLSRAEAHRGVRVFGAAQALQDASTAYGGDADGDQWDREERAALRRVAGLSTELEDVTEVEYRQLRLENVVLVGVHPQGEQADAENSLRELSALAETAGAVVLDGVLQRRPHPDPATYVGRGKAAELRDIVAAVGADTVIADTELAPSQRRALEDVVKVKVIDRTTVILDIFSQHAKSREGKAQVELAQLEYLLPRLRGWGDSMSRQAGGQVGAGGAGMGSRGPGETKIELDRRRIRTKMALLRKQLRDFAPAREAKRAERKRHTIPSVAIAGYTNAGKSSLLNRLTSAGVLVENALFATLDATVRRSETTDGRVYTLTDTVGFVRNLPHQLVEAFRSTLEEVGDADVILHVVDASHPDPAAQLMTVRDVMGDVDANFGQEIVVFNKADLVTEDERLVLRGLAPNAKFVSSRTGEGIEELRAAIEDALPLPAVEVQAVVPYDRGDLVSAVHESGLIVAQEHRDTGTFLHAHVGARLAAELEQFAA
- a CDS encoding class I SAM-dependent methyltransferase encodes the protein MGSEHYFSASPSSPEQLRRIRVTLAGREFEAVTAGGVFSPDHVDAGTSVLLHNTPPPPAGGDFLDLGCGWGPISLSLALASPHATIWAVDVNERALDLVRRNAQSLGLTNINAVRPEDVPDDVSFRTIRSNPPIRVGKSELHGMLEHWIPRLTERSDGWFVVQRNLGSDSLQRWLSTTFENGYSVQRAATGRGFRVLRVRRHGSPPSEPIDIIA
- the dapF gene encoding diaminopimelate epimerase; this encodes MATLAFTKGHGTGNDFVVVADPDGELDLSAAQIAALCDRHFGIGADGLLRVVRSSAIDEGADAMASGAEWFMDYRNADGSAAEMCGNGTRVFARYLTDTGLASIEGGLRIGTRAGVKTLTRSDRGFEVDLGAYAIEAEETLVRAKGLPVARPGVGIDVGNPHVVVALSSEAELDGLELAYQPVLDPAPRHGANVEFVVPADPLVRDGVGAIRLRVFERGVGETLSCGTGVAAAALAVRHWAGAAAPDSWVVDTPGGTLGVRVAEGRVFLSGPASLVFTGEVALA
- a CDS encoding pentapeptide repeat-containing protein — its product is MPKPAALVAPSFDRPPLDDLDAGAPAALAPRAALEGLSFRDLRIDGLDLESAELTLCRIEGLRVPEVTLRYAHLSESALSGWDVPIVRSARTTWRDVEIEGSRTGSLEAYESTWNGVHFVNCRLGFVNLRGSHLQDVAFTDCTIDELDLGQSRVTRFAANGTRISQLIVEQATLQHTDLRGAELEGLAGLSALRGATISSMQLQQLAPLLAADRGITVRD
- a CDS encoding GNAT family acetyltransferase, whose product is MSIIVRSFELDDEDAVVALWEEAGLTRPWNDPRADIRRKLTVQPELFLVAVDGDTVVGSVMSGYDGHRGWLYYLAAAASHRGRGVGRLLVAEAERLLEALGCPKVQLMVRPENTGARGFYDALGYEPFETWATGKRLVVDGPGGPPPPG
- the miaA gene encoding tRNA (adenosine(37)-N6)-dimethylallyltransferase MiaA → MSSAAPRVWAVVGATGTGKTGLSLDLAEALAARGRAAEIVNADAMQLYRGMDIGTAKLPVGDRHGIAHHLFDALAVTDEAAVAWYQDAARAAIAQIHGRGADAILVGGSGLYVSGVLWDFRFPPRDEAVRARLEAELDRLGAGALYARLREADPAAAERIDPRNGRRVVRALEVLAQGGETHGGALPSAPEFWHPDTRIIATTVDREQLVPLLDARVEGMWAAGMVDEVERLRGDGLERGVTAARAIGYAQALSQLRGDLTRDEAVAETQALTRRYARRQVSWFRRYAEARWVDARTVDATTLMSAGEAGE
- the miaB gene encoding tRNA (N6-isopentenyl adenosine(37)-C2)-methylthiotransferase MiaB; protein product: MTTPVSSPTLIAPSPAAQGETGARTYEVRTFGCQMNVHDSERLSGSLESAGYVRADVGSEADVVVINTCAVRDNAAGKLYGTLGHLKSRKDAHAGMQIAVGGCLAQMDKDAVQQKAPWVDVVFGTHNMGSLPGMLERARHNGEAELEILESLEIFPSTLPTKRDSVHSGWVSISVGCNNTCTFCIVPSLRGKEKDRRPGDILNEIRLLVDDGAIEVTLLGQNVNSYGVEFGDRLAFGKLLRAAGEIEGLERIRFTSPHPAAFTDDVIAAMAETPAVMPQLHMPLQSGSDRVLKAMRRSYRSEKFLGILDRVRERMPHAAITTDIIVGFPGETEEDFLETLRVVEASRFATAFTFQYSIREGTPAATMPDQVPKAVVQERYERLMALQDRIAAEENQKQLGRTLEVLVSAGEGKKDAATHRLTGRAEDNRLVHFEVPAGSPVPRPGDVVSVTVTHAAPFHLLADAPDAAPLRIRRTRAGDAWDRSQAESCGVPAPAGDAATPRAVSLGLPSLRVGV